A region from the Methanocaldococcus sp. genome encodes:
- a CDS encoding phosphoadenosine phosphosulfate reductase family protein gives MEFSEWTKNRRKLNNLDELKKDIIEQFKEKNVLNEKIVVMASGGKDSSTAIALAEDLNLKIDALIHFYHKWSWDVSKKMVEKISQRYNIPVIYYDITNELLKRIKGAKGSSICRICKNIMKDKAVDIAKERDIRIIMTGDSALEKVSGAVMNYLREVYGEVVYNKMELTPVPQKYSKGKDKEILFFRPLIRLSYEDVLNLMKYYNIEIEKAHEVGDKFGFWREGCCLQYADEDVKLSEDLFNELYKYNKIVTEVAKKYNFRASIKLPSKKIIVVPRKEEYVRLIKKSLRDLYEN, from the coding sequence ATGGAGTTTTCAGAATGGACAAAAAATAGGAGAAAGTTAAATAATTTGGATGAATTAAAAAAAGATATTATTGAGCAATTTAAAGAAAAGAATGTATTAAATGAAAAAATTGTAGTTATGGCAAGTGGTGGAAAGGATTCTTCAACTGCAATAGCTTTAGCTGAAGATTTAAATTTAAAAATAGATGCATTAATACATTTTTACCATAAATGGAGTTGGGATGTTTCAAAAAAAATGGTTGAAAAAATCTCTCAAAGATACAATATCCCAGTCATATATTACGATATAACTAACGAATTGCTAAAAAGGATTAAAGGGGCTAAGGGAAGTAGTATTTGTAGAATATGCAAAAATATAATGAAAGATAAGGCAGTAGATATAGCAAAAGAGAGGGATATTAGAATAATTATGACGGGAGACTCTGCTCTTGAAAAAGTTTCTGGGGCTGTAATGAACTATTTGAGAGAGGTTTATGGAGAAGTTGTCTATAATAAAATGGAACTCACACCAGTTCCTCAAAAGTATAGTAAAGGTAAAGATAAGGAAATTTTATTTTTTAGACCATTGATAAGATTATCTTATGAAGATGTTTTAAATTTGATGAAATATTACAATATTGAAATAGAAAAGGCACATGAAGTTGGAGACAAGTTTGGTTTTTGGAGAGAAGGTTGTTGTTTGCAGTATGCTGATGAAGATGTAAAATTAAGTGAAGATTTATTTAATGAACTATATAAATACAACAAAATAGTTACAGAGGTTGCAAAAAAATATAATTTTAGGGCGTCAATAAAACTTCCATCTAAAAAAATTATCGTAGTTCCAAGAAAGGAGGAATATGTAAGGTTAATTAAAAAATCTTTGAGGGATTTATATGAAAATTAA